Below is a genomic region from Methanococcus maripaludis.
CAGAATACTTGAAAAATAAATTAGACGAAAAATTAACTGTTGTTGGAGTTGAAAGTTCAACAGACAACATAAATATTACCCTTTTAAACGAAGGGCAATTAACCCATGAATTAACTAAATGGGACGTTTTATACAACGGAACTCCCGTGAATTTTACAATTGCATCTGGTGAAGCATATTTAGTACCCTTAGAAAGTGCTGAAATCTCAATAAATGCAACCTCGCCAGGAAGAATATCGGTAGTTTCTGAATACGGAAACCAGTATTACTACAATTTAAATTAAAGATCCTTGTTTTTAGGATATCTTGCGTTGGTGATTAGATTGGCATCCAATGTTTTCTCAGAAATAATAATATTTGTTAGTGTTTTGATAATTACGGCCGCTGTCGCAGGAATTCTTGCAACAAGTACTCACAAAATATCGCTTGGAATCAGTAGCAAGGGCGATACATTATCAACGCAGCTATCCCAGGACTTTGAAATTATCAATGATCCGGGGTATATCCACAGGAATTCCACCAGTGGAATAAGTACAATTTACATAAAAAATACAGGAAAAATACAGATTCCAATTCAAAGTGATACTTTAACAGCAATAATCGATGGACAAATCTGCGATATTTCTGATACGAGTATTATAAATGGTGCGGGAAGTGTTTTAAGTCCATCGGAAGTTGGGCAGATTGAAATCAGTTATAATGAAACTGGATTTCACAAAATAAAAATAGTATCTGAACAGGGCATATCTAGAACAATAACGGGAAATGTCAATTAATTATCGGTGGTTAATTTGAAACTGGCACGAATAGAGCTTAGCAGAGATGACGTTCATAAAAGACTGGGTGGTGGAATCCCATTTGGTAGCGTTATCTTAATTGAAGGAGAAGAATCTTCAGGAAAGTCAATAATCTGCCAGCGGTTAGCATACGGATTTTTGCAGAACTCGTACTCACTTTCATATGTATCAACCCAATTGACCACAACTGAATTTGTAAAACAGATGATGTCACTCAAATACAACATCAATAAAAAATTATTGAACGGAAATCTTTTGTACATTCCAGTATATCCATTAATTTCAGAAAATGCGATAAAAGATGACTTTATTAAAAAAATAATGAATACGAGAGCATTTTATGAAAAAGATATTGTTTTATTTGACTCCATCTCAACATTGGTGTCAAATGATGCCAGTGAAGTACAGATCACAGATTTAATGGCTTTTTTTAAAAGAATTGCATCCATGAATAAAATTGTAATTTACACGGTAAACCCAAAAGAACTCCCAGAATCAGTTCTTACAATACTCAGAACTTCGGCAACGATTGTAATAAAAACAGCAACATATTCCTTTGGTGGAAATCTTAAAAATTCCGCCAAAATTGAAAAATACAACTTTGCGAGAAGTTCTTTTCAGAAAGTTATGGTATTTAGAGTCGATCCCGGACTCGGAATTGCTGTAGAAATATCCTCTGTAGCATAAAGGTGGTAATATGGCTGATGATTTCAAAACTGCACAAGTAAACAATCCCCATTTGAAAAATTACGTTGAAAAATTTAAAAAAACGTACATGAAAATTCCCGAATTTGTTCCAAGCCTTTCAAGGGATTTTAAAGAAATAAGGTATCCGAATATCATTTATCCAATAGGGGATCCCATATTCATCCACCTTTATGGAACTCCGAATTTAAAAACAAGATATATCGCAATAGAACCTAAATTAGGCGGTTCGGATGAAAGAAAAAAATATTTTGAAATCCTCGATAAAATTTTAGAATACGCACCATACAGCGATACTCCTGAAAATGACGAAGAGTTTGGAAAAGTAGTTACAAAGCTATTCGATATGGTTACAAAAGTATCAACTCAAAAAAATGAAAAGAAAAAAGGCCTGTTAACAAAATTAACAGATTCTGGAAAAATAAATGTATCAAAACCAGAAAGGGAAAAATTCCTCTATTTACTGAAAAGAGATTTAATTGGACTTGGAACTCTTGAACCAATAAAAAGAGACCCATATATTGAAGATATTCACGTAATCGGTGCTAAAAACTGTCAGCTAGTTCACAAAATCTACGACATGCTTCCATCAAATATTGAATGGGAAGATGAAGGAGATATTTCAAATTACTTGAAAAACATGTGTGAAAGAATTGGAAGGCCAGTTTCTGATGCTACACCAATCGTAGATGGTTCATTACCAGATGGATCAAGGATAAACATTCTCTATTCAGGAGATGTTTCATTAAAAGGTCCTTCATTTACAATTCGTAAATTTACAGATGTTCCAATAAGTATAACTCAGATCATCAGTTGGGGTACGATGTCCGCACAGACTGCTGCTTATTTATGGCTCTGTCTTGAATACGGGATGAGTATATTTATCTGTGGGGAAACTGCATCTGGAAAAACTACCTCATTAAACGCAATACTTCCATTCATCAAACCTAAATCAAAAATATTCTCATGTGAAGATACTTCCGAAGTAAAACCCCCAAACCCAGTTTGGCAGCAGTTGTTAACTAGAGAAAGAGGCCCTGAGGAAAGTAGGGTTACACTATTCGATCTTTTAAGGGCTGCATTGAGGTCTAGACCAAACTACATTATTGTAGGGGAAATCAGGTCTGTAGAAGGGGCTGTTGCATTCCAAGCAATGCAAACAGGGCACCCCGTAATTTCAACATTCCACGCTGCAAACGTTAGAAAAATGATTCAAAGGCTTACAGGGGATCCGATAAATATCCCTCAGACATTTATGGATAACTTAAACGTCTGTCTGTTCCAGCTTGCGGTTTATGCTAGAGGAAAATTCTTAAGACGAGTTGTTTCAGTTGAAGAAATCGAAGGATACTACAAAGAAGTTGACGGGGTTATCACCAGAGGTGTTTTTGAATGGGACCCCCAAAAAGACGTTCACAACTTCACAGGTTTAAATAACAGCTATATTCTCGAAGATAAAATCGCAACTGTTGCAGGATACGAAGATCCGAGAGAAATTTACGATGAACTTGATTTAAGAGTTAGAATTCTTGAAGAAATGATTGCAAGAGGAATCTTTGGATACTACGAGGTTTTGGATATTATCTGGAGTTTCTATGAAAAAGGATTGGAAGGACTGCCA
It encodes:
- a CDS encoding flagellar protein F → MGFSSTAGLTLLLTTVLICSIYMYSTVDITSVKVNDAYSQHSEYLKNKLDEKLTVVGVESSTDNINITLLNEGQLTHELTKWDVLYNGTPVNFTIASGEAYLVPLESAEISINATSPGRISVVSEYGNQYYYNLN
- a CDS encoding flagellar protein G, with translation MASNVFSEIIIFVSVLIITAAVAGILATSTHKISLGISSKGDTLSTQLSQDFEIINDPGYIHRNSTSGISTIYIKNTGKIQIPIQSDTLTAIIDGQICDISDTSIINGAGSVLSPSEVGQIEISYNETGFHKIKIVSEQGISRTITGNVN
- a CDS encoding ATPase domain-containing protein — translated: MKLARIELSRDDVHKRLGGGIPFGSVILIEGEESSGKSIICQRLAYGFLQNSYSLSYVSTQLTTTEFVKQMMSLKYNINKKLLNGNLLYIPVYPLISENAIKDDFIKKIMNTRAFYEKDIVLFDSISTLVSNDASEVQITDLMAFFKRIASMNKIVIYTVNPKELPESVLTILRTSATIVIKTATYSFGGNLKNSAKIEKYNFARSSFQKVMVFRVDPGLGIAVEISSVA
- a CDS encoding type II/IV secretion system ATPase subunit, giving the protein MADDFKTAQVNNPHLKNYVEKFKKTYMKIPEFVPSLSRDFKEIRYPNIIYPIGDPIFIHLYGTPNLKTRYIAIEPKLGGSDERKKYFEILDKILEYAPYSDTPENDEEFGKVVTKLFDMVTKVSTQKNEKKKGLLTKLTDSGKINVSKPEREKFLYLLKRDLIGLGTLEPIKRDPYIEDIHVIGAKNCQLVHKIYDMLPSNIEWEDEGDISNYLKNMCERIGRPVSDATPIVDGSLPDGSRINILYSGDVSLKGPSFTIRKFTDVPISITQIISWGTMSAQTAAYLWLCLEYGMSIFICGETASGKTTSLNAILPFIKPKSKIFSCEDTSEVKPPNPVWQQLLTRERGPEESRVTLFDLLRAALRSRPNYIIVGEIRSVEGAVAFQAMQTGHPVISTFHAANVRKMIQRLTGDPINIPQTFMDNLNVCLFQLAVYARGKFLRRVVSVEEIEGYYKEVDGVITRGVFEWDPQKDVHNFTGLNNSYILEDKIATVAGYEDPREIYDELDLRVRILEEMIARGIFGYYEVLDIIWSFYEKGLEGLPFQV